In Cryptosporangium phraense, a genomic segment contains:
- a CDS encoding AAA family ATPase: protein MTDASVQFSVATDAEAARAALGRLRAEVGKVVIGQDAVLTSLVIALLCRGHVLLEGVPGTAKTLLIRTLAAALSLDSKRVQFTPDLMPGDVTGSLVYDARTAEFEFREGPVFTNLLLADEINRTPPKTQASLLESMEERQVTVEGSPRKLPDPFVVAATQNPLEFEGTYPLPEAQLDRFLLKVDVPLPSRDAELRVLAAHHHGFDPRDLSSVEPVAGASDLAAAREAVARTVQVADPVMAYVVDVCRATRTSPSLAAGASPRGSTALLATAKAWAWLSGRDYVTPDDVKALARPTLRHRIVLRPEAELDGATPDGVLDSVLATVPTPR, encoded by the coding sequence GTGACCGATGCGTCCGTACAGTTCAGTGTGGCCACCGACGCCGAAGCGGCTCGGGCGGCGCTCGGGCGGCTCCGCGCCGAGGTCGGCAAGGTCGTCATCGGTCAGGACGCGGTGCTGACCAGCCTGGTCATCGCGCTGCTGTGCCGCGGCCACGTGCTGCTCGAGGGCGTCCCCGGTACGGCCAAGACGCTGCTCATCCGGACGCTGGCCGCGGCGCTGTCGCTGGACTCCAAGCGGGTCCAGTTCACGCCCGACCTGATGCCCGGCGACGTCACCGGCTCGCTGGTCTACGACGCCCGCACGGCCGAGTTCGAGTTCCGCGAGGGCCCGGTCTTCACGAACCTGCTGCTCGCCGACGAGATCAACCGGACGCCGCCGAAGACCCAGGCGTCGCTGCTCGAATCGATGGAGGAGCGGCAGGTCACGGTCGAGGGCAGCCCACGGAAGCTGCCCGACCCGTTCGTGGTCGCCGCCACCCAGAACCCGCTGGAGTTCGAGGGCACGTACCCGCTGCCCGAGGCCCAGCTCGACCGGTTCCTGCTCAAGGTCGACGTCCCGCTGCCCTCCCGCGACGCCGAGCTCCGGGTGCTGGCCGCGCACCACCACGGCTTCGATCCCCGCGACCTGTCGAGCGTCGAGCCGGTCGCCGGCGCGTCCGATCTGGCCGCGGCCCGGGAGGCGGTGGCCCGCACCGTGCAGGTCGCCGACCCGGTCATGGCCTACGTCGTCGACGTCTGCCGGGCCACCCGGACGTCCCCGTCGCTGGCCGCCGGGGCTTCGCCCCGGGGCTCGACCGCGCTGCTGGCGACCGCGAAGGCCTGGGCCTGGCTGTCCGGCCGCGACTACGTGACTCCGGACGACGTGAAGGCGCTGGCCCGTCCGACGCTGCGGCACCGGATCGTGCTGCGTCCGGAGGCCGAGCTGGACGGCGCGACGCCGGACGGGGTGCTGGACTCGGTGCTCGCGACCGTGCCGACCCCTCGCTGA